The genomic DNA GCAACGGTGCGGAGGGAGTGATCCATTGTTTCCTGTTCCAGAATGCCACGTTGCAAATAGAGGTGTCGGTCAACAACCCTTTCCGGACGACCAACACATCATCTTCTGTCTCGCGACACGCGAACAAGCGGTTCAGCACACTCCGATCTCTGCTTTTATACCGATAGTCGGCTTCGTCATCGACAACCAACCGCAAAGAGGATACTGGGCGGAAGTGATAGGCGGCATACTCCACGTTCCGGATATCCACATCATATTCGACCCGACACTTCGTCCGCTCCCGATAGTTCACGGGGCGGATGTAATCGTTCAAATCAAGCACATCGGTTTGACATAGCACGTTCCGACGTGTCTCATTCATACGCCGGTTATGGTAGGATAGGTTATGAATCCGCCCGTTCTCGATCCGGATTGTTTCAATAAATAGGGACATATACTTTCTGCTTCATTTCATTATATTCGCTTGTCAAATCACTTTGGG from Parabacteroides merdae ATCC 43184 includes the following:
- a CDS encoding aminotransferase class IV, giving the protein MSLFIETIRIENGRIHNLSYHNRRMNETRRNVLCQTDVLDLNDYIRPVNYRERTKCRVEYDVDIRNVEYAAYHFRPVSSLRLVVDDEADYRYKSRDRSVLNRLFACRETEDDVLVVRKGLLTDTSICNVAFWNRKQWITPSAPLLAGTKRASLLDQGELVAGDIRPEDLPGYSRIRLFNAMIEFGEIDLPVDKIVL